In Labilibaculum sp. DW002, one DNA window encodes the following:
- a CDS encoding LytR/AlgR family response regulator transcription factor, translated as MIKALIIDDELKSQSTLHKLLERYCTGVEVIGFAHNVESGILAINNLKPNLVFLDISMPDGDGFEVLEKVSNRDFEVVFTTAFNDFAIKAFQFSALHYLLKPINYIELQAAVERYKENNQDVDLNEKIKILCDSLNNHHQKIILPTANGLRIIELNQILRCEADGSYTKFYLSDETVLMVSKVLSNFEEILPPDVFCRVHSKHLVNLNYTSQYIKGRGGRIILTNGKEIEVSESKKKVFLSRLKQLAHSLTKTKK; from the coding sequence ATGATAAAAGCATTAATTATTGATGATGAATTGAAGAGTCAATCGACACTTCATAAATTATTGGAGAGATATTGTACAGGTGTTGAGGTGATCGGCTTTGCTCATAATGTTGAGTCGGGTATTTTAGCAATCAATAATTTAAAGCCAAATCTGGTTTTTTTGGATATTTCGATGCCTGATGGGGATGGATTTGAGGTATTAGAAAAAGTTTCTAATCGTGATTTTGAAGTCGTTTTTACAACTGCATTTAATGATTTTGCGATTAAGGCTTTTCAATTTTCAGCTCTTCATTATCTGCTAAAGCCAATTAACTATATCGAATTGCAGGCAGCAGTAGAGCGTTACAAAGAAAATAATCAGGATGTTGATTTAAATGAAAAGATAAAAATTCTTTGTGATAGTTTAAATAATCATCATCAAAAGATCATATTGCCAACTGCAAATGGTCTTAGGATAATTGAATTGAATCAGATTTTAAGATGTGAAGCAGATGGTAGTTACACAAAGTTCTACTTAAGTGACGAAACTGTTTTAATGGTTTCAAAAGTCCTTTCCAATTTTGAAGAGATTTTACCTCCAGATGTATTTTGTAGAGTACATAGTAAACATTTGGTAAACCTTAATTACACGAGTCAATACATTAAGGGACGAGGTGGACGTATCATTTTAACAAATGGAAAAGAAATTGAAGTTTCTGAAAGTAAAAAGAAGGTTTTTTTATCAAGATTAAAACAATTGGCTCATTCACTTACCAAAACAAAAAAATAG
- a CDS encoding S9 family peptidase gives MNIKLLMGVTLTSFIAMSCSQKTTAPEPPVAKKVKKELTVHGDTRIDNYYWMNQREDPEVIDYLNAENAYTDAMMKHTDDFQTKLFDEMVARIKKTDESVPYKSNGYYYYSRTEGDAEYPLYCRKKGSLDADEEIMLNVPEMAKGYSYFAVGDYSVSEDNKILAFSEDTVSRRKYTIKFKSLVDDQVYTDEIGNNTGGITWASDNKTIFYTIKHPETLLPYKVFKHILGTPTEEDELVYEEKDNTFYTFCYKTKSKKYIIIGSTSTLSAEYRFVEANNPNGKFEIFQARENNLEYGIDHYQGDFYIRTNLEAKNFRLMKTPVSKTEKSNWTEVIPNREDVYLSNFEIFENFLVVGERKNGLNQLRIMNWNGKDEHYLDFGEETYNAGISTNPEFKTDVLRYRYTSLTTPSSTIDYNMVSKEKTIKKQQEVIGDFQKDNYEAKRVWAISEDGTKVPVSLVYRKDKFKKGTNPLWLSAYGSYGSSSDVYFSSVRLSLLDRGFVVATAHVRGGQEMGRYWYEDGKLLKKINTFTDFNACAEFMVSEGFAAKDKVFAWGGSAGGLLMGAISNMRPDLYKGIIAAVPFVDVVTTMLDETIPLTTGEFDEWGNPKDKEYYDYMLSYSPYDNVEVKDYPAMLVTTGLHDSQVQYWEPAKWVAKLRDMKTDKNPLLIKINMDFGHGGASGRFERYHEVALEYAFVLDLVGINE, from the coding sequence ATGAACATTAAATTACTTATGGGAGTCACATTAACTTCCTTTATTGCTATGTCTTGTAGTCAAAAAACAACAGCGCCAGAGCCACCGGTAGCTAAAAAGGTGAAAAAAGAACTTACGGTTCATGGAGATACTAGAATTGATAATTACTATTGGATGAATCAAAGGGAAGATCCAGAGGTTATCGATTACCTAAATGCGGAAAATGCATATACAGATGCTATGATGAAGCATACGGACGATTTTCAGACAAAATTGTTTGATGAAATGGTTGCCCGTATTAAAAAGACAGATGAGTCTGTGCCCTACAAATCAAATGGATATTACTATTACAGCAGAACAGAAGGGGATGCAGAATATCCTTTGTACTGTCGTAAAAAAGGATCTTTAGATGCTGATGAGGAAATCATGCTTAATGTTCCTGAAATGGCAAAAGGCTATAGTTATTTTGCAGTTGGAGATTATTCAGTAAGTGAGGATAATAAAATTTTGGCTTTTTCGGAAGATACAGTAAGTAGAAGAAAATATACCATTAAGTTTAAAAGTTTAGTGGATGATCAAGTTTATACCGATGAAATTGGGAATAACACAGGAGGTATTACTTGGGCAAGCGATAATAAAACCATCTTTTATACCATAAAGCATCCTGAAACATTGTTGCCATACAAGGTATTTAAGCATATATTGGGTACACCTACCGAAGAGGATGAGTTGGTGTATGAAGAAAAAGACAATACATTTTATACTTTCTGCTACAAAACGAAATCGAAAAAATATATCATTATTGGATCTACCAGTACTTTATCTGCAGAGTATCGATTTGTAGAAGCAAATAATCCAAATGGTAAATTTGAAATATTCCAAGCTCGTGAAAATAATTTGGAATATGGTATTGATCATTATCAAGGCGATTTTTATATCAGAACGAATTTAGAAGCGAAAAATTTCCGTTTAATGAAAACTCCTGTGTCAAAAACAGAGAAGTCTAATTGGACAGAAGTAATTCCAAATCGCGAAGATGTTTACTTAAGTAATTTTGAGATTTTTGAAAACTTTTTAGTTGTTGGAGAAAGAAAAAATGGCTTAAATCAATTGCGTATCATGAATTGGAATGGCAAAGATGAGCATTACTTAGACTTTGGAGAAGAAACCTATAACGCGGGAATTTCAACAAACCCTGAATTTAAAACAGATGTTCTTCGTTATCGATATACGTCTTTAACTACACCTTCTTCAACCATAGATTATAATATGGTTTCTAAAGAAAAAACAATCAAGAAGCAGCAAGAGGTTATTGGTGATTTTCAGAAAGATAATTACGAAGCAAAACGTGTTTGGGCTATTTCTGAAGATGGTACAAAAGTTCCAGTTTCATTAGTTTACCGAAAAGATAAATTTAAAAAAGGAACCAATCCACTTTGGTTGTCAGCTTACGGTTCTTATGGTAGTAGTTCAGATGTTTATTTTAGTTCGGTTCGTTTGAGTCTATTGGATCGTGGTTTTGTTGTTGCAACAGCACACGTAAGAGGAGGACAGGAAATGGGTCGTTATTGGTACGAAGATGGAAAGTTGTTAAAGAAGATAAATACTTTTACCGACTTTAATGCTTGTGCTGAGTTTATGGTCTCAGAAGGATTTGCTGCAAAAGATAAAGTATTTGCCTGGGGTGGAAGTGCAGGAGGATTGTTAATGGGAGCGATTAGTAATATGCGACCAGATCTTTACAAAGGGATTATTGCAGCAGTCCCATTTGTGGATGTTGTAACCACTATGCTCGATGAGACAATACCTTTAACTACAGGTGAGTTTGATGAGTGGGGAAATCCAAAAGACAAGGAATATTACGATTACATGCTTTCTTATTCTCCATACGATAATGTAGAGGTTAAAGATTATCCTGCAATGTTAGTAACCACAGGTCTACATGATTCTCAAGTTCAGTATTGGGAACCTGCAAAGTGGGTGGCAAAACTTAGAGACATGAAAACCGATAAAAATCCATTACTTATTAAAATTAATATGGATTTTGGACATGGAGGAGCTTCAGGTAGATTTGAACGTTATCATGAGGTTGCATTGGAGTATGCTTTTGTTCTTGACTTGGTAGGGATTAATGAATAA